The following are encoded together in the Choloepus didactylus isolate mChoDid1 chromosome 7, mChoDid1.pri, whole genome shotgun sequence genome:
- the LOC119539949 gene encoding cytoskeleton-associated protein 2-like: MAEEDEQRLFTEKVNKIFSECLNLINEGCPKEEVLATLNDLVKNIPDVKKLVKYWICLARLEPITSSIENIITIYEKAILAGAQPIEEMRHAIVDILTLKSQEELNFGEKTKACAATEQIQEVNTDNIGVNLEPGKLEMENKQPRNVIFQDCEEQEDKTKEPISDAKTPSKETRASSLIKYNISATPYLQSIKKKMQFDETNSTFKELKFLTPVRRSRRLQENNSKLPATLKDHYPCVSSLEQLAELGSETDAFVCRPNAALGRMCSEAEAAEEK; encoded by the coding sequence ATGGCAGAAGAAGACGAGCAGAGACTATTTACTGAAAAAGTAAACAAGATATTCTCTGAATGCCTGAACCTGATTAATGAGGGATGCCCAAAAGAAGAAGTATTGGCCACACTGAATGACCTGGTTAAAAATATTCCAGATGTCAAAAAACTTGTTAAATATTGGATATGCCTTGCACGTCTTGAACCAATTACAAGTTCTATAGAAAATATTATCACGATTTATGAGAAAGCCATTCTTGCAGGGGCTCAGCCTATTGAAGAGATGCGACATGCAATTGTAGATATTCTAACACTGAAGAGTCAAGAAGAACTTAATTTTGGAGAAAAGACCAAGGCTTGTGCAGCCACAGAACAAATCCAAGAAGTCAACACCGATAACATAGGTGTTAACCTAGAGCCAGGAAAactggaaatggaaaataaacaaccTAGAAATGTGATATTTCAGGACTGTGAAGAACAAGAGGACAAAACAAAAGAACCCATCAGTGATGCTAAAACCCCCAGTAAAGAAACTAGAGCAAGTTCCTTAATTAAATACAATATTTCTGCCACACCATACTTGCaaagtataaaaaagaagatGCAGTTTGATGAAACAAATTCTACGTTTAAAGAGCTGAAGTTTCTAACGCCAGTGAGACGTTCTCGACGTCTTCAAGAGAACAATTCCAAATTGCCAGCTACGCTAAAAGACCATTATCCTTGTGTGTCTTCACTGGAGCAGCTGGCAGAATTGGGAAGCGAAACGGATGCTTTTGTGTGCCGTCCTAATGCAGCGCTCGGTAGGATGTGCTCAGAGGCTGAAGCAGCAGAGGAGAAGTAA